A region from the Pseudomonas promysalinigenes genome encodes:
- a CDS encoding phytanoyl-CoA dioxygenase family protein has protein sequence MTERGQPHQEGYILLRQAIPQQWLDDLRRVFEAGVQPPERWPVPRNSNWRYAQLDEHRQIQAVCRLPEILASSGMLLGERFFLAQVEGRDPVAGGGHQRLHRDGSGVRAGDTVSALIYLDDFGPDNGATRIVPGSHRPHAGEPPFDFDDESQAIQLAGRAGDALVFDAELVHAASRNISGAKRRTLMVSYRAEALYALHVETRVLRNVRMATSDRFEPSGKALGQLASS, from the coding sequence ATGACCGAACGCGGCCAGCCCCATCAAGAAGGCTACATCCTGCTCCGTCAGGCGATCCCACAGCAGTGGCTGGATGACCTGCGCAGGGTGTTCGAAGCCGGCGTGCAGCCCCCAGAACGATGGCCTGTGCCGCGTAACTCCAACTGGCGCTATGCACAACTGGATGAACATCGGCAAATTCAGGCCGTTTGTCGCCTGCCTGAAATATTGGCAAGCAGCGGGATGCTGCTGGGCGAGCGGTTCTTTCTGGCCCAGGTTGAAGGCCGCGACCCAGTTGCCGGTGGCGGCCACCAAAGGTTGCATCGTGACGGCTCGGGGGTGCGTGCGGGCGATACGGTGAGCGCACTCATTTATCTGGACGATTTCGGCCCCGACAATGGTGCCACGCGCATCGTGCCGGGCAGCCATCGACCGCATGCCGGCGAGCCCCCTTTTGACTTCGACGACGAATCGCAAGCGATACAGCTGGCTGGCCGCGCTGGCGATGCCTTGGTGTTCGATGCCGAGCTGGTGCATGCAGCCAGCCGCAACATCAGCGGCGCCAAACGCCGCACGCTGATGGTCAGCTATCGAGCCGAGGCTTTGTACGCTTTGCACGTAGAAACCCGAGTGCTGCGTAACGTACGCATGGCCACCAGCGACCGATTCGAACCCTCAGGCAAGGCGCTCGGCCAGCTAGCTAGCAGCTGA
- a CDS encoding TolC family protein, giving the protein MNNSHKLFATSLLVLAISGCAVTSQPIDRSVSEARARTDLATMFKDQEPIKGPLTLHQAMARAVKYNLEARLKVMEEALSQRQVDLARFDMLPRMALAAGYAGRNNVGASSSQSIRTGTQSLEPSTSQDRDRDVADLTMVWNVLDFGVSYVSAKQQADQRLILEERRRKVIHTITQDVRSAYWRAVAAQRLLSQIDSLMGRIDQARDNSQRMAAQRLGDPVQSLSYQRALIEATRQLEEQRRALSLAKTELAALINLPLNTDFTLAAEDSYQVPTFKADFAQLEQQALASRPELREQDYQARISAAETRKAMLRLLPGLELSVGGHYDSNSFLTNQSWADYGVKVTWNLFNVLSGPRAIKVAEAGEDVVAARRQAMSMAVLAQLYVANANFNEAVRQFHTSEELASLDGQIAEQLRNRYQTQNIGELELIQGELNNLQTQLKRDLSYAEMRKAYAQLYISSGADPLPDSLPDDRLQTIATALQNSEAGWNR; this is encoded by the coding sequence ATGAACAATAGCCACAAACTCTTCGCCACCAGCCTGTTGGTATTGGCCATCAGCGGCTGCGCCGTGACCAGCCAGCCGATCGACCGTAGTGTCAGCGAGGCACGTGCCAGAACCGACCTTGCGACCATGTTCAAGGATCAGGAGCCAATCAAAGGGCCACTGACTCTGCACCAAGCCATGGCACGCGCGGTCAAGTACAACCTCGAGGCCCGCCTGAAAGTCATGGAAGAGGCGCTGTCTCAGCGCCAGGTCGATCTGGCTCGCTTCGACATGCTGCCGCGTATGGCCCTGGCCGCAGGTTACGCCGGTCGTAACAATGTGGGGGCGTCCAGTAGCCAGAGCATTCGCACTGGCACCCAGTCCCTCGAACCTTCGACTTCCCAAGACCGCGACCGCGACGTGGCCGACCTGACCATGGTGTGGAACGTACTGGACTTCGGTGTCAGCTACGTCAGTGCCAAGCAGCAGGCGGACCAACGCCTGATTCTCGAAGAGCGTCGGCGCAAGGTCATTCACACCATTACCCAGGATGTGCGTTCGGCCTACTGGCGCGCCGTGGCTGCCCAGCGCTTGCTGAGCCAGATCGATAGCCTGATGGGGCGCATCGACCAGGCTCGTGACAACAGCCAGCGCATGGCCGCCCAGCGCTTGGGCGACCCCGTGCAAAGCTTGAGCTACCAGCGCGCCTTGATCGAGGCCACCCGTCAGCTGGAAGAGCAGCGCCGTGCGCTGTCTTTGGCCAAGACCGAGCTGGCTGCGCTGATCAACTTGCCGCTCAATACCGACTTCACCCTCGCCGCTGAAGACAGCTATCAGGTGCCGACTTTCAAGGCCGACTTCGCCCAGCTTGAGCAGCAAGCACTGGCCAGCCGCCCGGAGCTGCGCGAACAGGACTACCAAGCGCGCATCAGTGCGGCAGAAACCCGCAAGGCCATGCTGCGCCTGCTGCCAGGGCTGGAGCTGTCGGTTGGCGGTCACTACGACAGCAACTCGTTCCTGACCAATCAGAGCTGGGCCGATTACGGGGTCAAAGTCACCTGGAACCTGTTCAACGTGCTCTCAGGGCCAAGGGCGATCAAAGTCGCCGAAGCGGGCGAGGATGTAGTCGCCGCCCGCCGTCAGGCAATGTCCATGGCAGTGCTGGCGCAACTGTACGTGGCCAATGCCAATTTCAACGAGGCGGTGCGGCAGTTCCATACCAGTGAAGAACTGGCGAGCCTCGATGGGCAGATTGCCGAGCAATTGCGCAACCGCTATCAGACCCAGAACATAGGTGAGTTGGAGCTGATCCAGGGCGAGCTGAACAACCTGCAGACTCAGCTCAAGCGTGATCTGTCCTACGCCGAAATGCGCAAAGCATACGCTCAGTTGTACATCAGCTCGGGGGCCGACCCGTTGCCGGACTCCTTGCCGGACGACAGGCTGCAGACCATCGCAACTGCCCTGCAGAACAGCGAGGCCGGCTGGAACCGCTGA